The Caballeronia sp. Lep1P3 genome window below encodes:
- the hyi gene encoding hydroxypyruvate isomerase yields the protein MPKFAANLTMLFNEVPFLDRFAAAANAGFKAVEFLFPYAYSIRDLEARVKDNDLQIVLHNLPAGNWEAGERGIACLPDRVDEFREGVPRAIEYAKALNVPQLNCLVGIPTAGVSAQQARETIVENLRFAADALKQEGIKLLVEPCNAYDIPGFALNRSHEGLDVIRAVGSDNLFLQYDIYHMQRMEGELAATIKKNLPSIAHIQLADNPGRNEPGTGEINYAFLFQLLDLIGYDGWIGCEYKPLNGTEAGLNWLQNIGGVKHRATA from the coding sequence ATGCTGTTCAACGAAGTCCCATTCCTCGACCGCTTCGCGGCAGCGGCGAATGCGGGCTTCAAGGCGGTCGAGTTCCTGTTTCCGTATGCCTATTCGATCCGCGATCTCGAGGCGCGCGTGAAGGACAACGATCTGCAAATCGTGCTGCACAACCTTCCCGCCGGCAATTGGGAAGCGGGCGAGCGCGGCATCGCGTGCCTGCCCGATCGCGTCGATGAATTTCGCGAGGGCGTGCCGCGCGCAATCGAATATGCGAAGGCGCTGAACGTGCCGCAACTGAACTGTCTCGTCGGCATTCCGACGGCGGGCGTTTCGGCACAGCAGGCGCGCGAGACCATCGTCGAGAACTTGCGCTTTGCCGCCGATGCACTGAAGCAGGAAGGGATCAAGCTGCTCGTGGAACCATGCAACGCATACGACATTCCGGGCTTCGCGCTGAATCGTTCGCATGAAGGACTCGACGTCATTCGCGCAGTCGGTTCGGACAATTTGTTCCTGCAATACGACATCTATCACATGCAGCGCATGGAAGGCGAACTCGCCGCGACCATCAAGAAGAACCTGCCGTCGATCGCGCATATCCAGCTCGCCGACAACCCCGGCCGCAACGAGCCGGGCACGGGCGAAATCAACTATGCGTTCCTGTTCCAGCTGCTCGATTTGATCGGCTATGACGGCTGGATCGGCTGCGAATACAAGCCGCTCAACGGAACGGAAGCGGGCCTGAACTGGCTGCAGAACATCGGCGGCGTGAAGCATCGCGCGACGGCATAA